Proteins encoded within one genomic window of Brachybacterium avium:
- a CDS encoding superoxide dismutase, whose translation MAEYTLPDLDYDYGALDPSISGKIMELHHSKHHATYVKGANTALEKLAAAREANDFSTVNQFSKDLAFNLGGHTNHSIFWKNLSPEGGDKPTGELAQAIDEFFGSFDAFRAHFTAAALGIQGSGWAVLAYEPLGGNLVIEQFYDQQNGVPVATIPLFQLDMWEHAFYLDYQNVKADYVKAIWNIVNWADVQARFEAARSSASGLVVPTA comes from the coding sequence ATGGCTGAGTACACGCTTCCTGATCTCGATTACGACTACGGGGCGCTGGATCCTTCGATCTCCGGGAAGATCATGGAGCTGCATCACTCCAAGCATCACGCGACCTATGTCAAGGGTGCGAACACGGCGCTGGAGAAGCTGGCGGCGGCGCGTGAGGCGAATGATTTCTCGACGGTGAACCAGTTCTCGAAGGATCTGGCGTTCAACCTCGGTGGCCACACGAACCACTCGATCTTCTGGAAGAACCTCTCGCCCGAGGGTGGGGACAAGCCCACCGGTGAGCTGGCGCAGGCGATCGATGAGTTCTTCGGCTCGTTCGATGCGTTCCGGGCGCACTTCACGGCGGCGGCGCTGGGTATCCAGGGTTCGGGCTGGGCGGTGCTGGCGTATGAGCCGCTCGGTGGGAACCTGGTGATCGAGCAGTTCTACGATCAGCAGAACGGTGTGCCGGTGGCGACGATCCCGCTGTTCCAGCTGGATATGTGGGAGCACGCGTTCTACCTGGATTACCAGAACGTGAAGGCGGATTACGTCAAGGCGATCTGGAACATCGTGAACTGGGCGGATGTCCAGGCGCGGTTCGAGGCGGCTCGTTCGAGCGCTTCCGGGCTGGTCGTGCCCACGGCCTGA